The Vespula vulgaris chromosome 2, iyVesVulg1.1, whole genome shotgun sequence genome has a segment encoding these proteins:
- the LOC127061455 gene encoding solute carrier family 66 member 3, whose translation MEINLEQFADLLSIFTIAMCFILKVPQIFNLISLKSAKQISILGLLLEITSYTVTASYNYVNGYSLLSYLEYPIILIQEYILIFLVLIYSKQTNIWSLLITIIYVITSICFLLEIIPRTVLTFAMPMCTPISVSSKIMQLLAIVKAKNAASVSPLTWFISALTNSTRVFTIWMDSADFLLLGNFIVSVFLSSSIMFSSLYYRYYNIKQD comes from the exons atggaaataaatctTGAACAATTCGCGGATCTTTTAAGCATTTTCACCATAGCTATGTGCTTTATATTAAAAGTTCCACaaatctttaatttaatttctttaaagtCTGCTAaacaaatatctattttaggattattattagaaattacaaG TTATACAGTCACCGCAAGTTATAATTATGTTAATGGTTATTCCTTATTATCATATTTGGAATATCCAATTATACTAATACAAgaatatatcttaatatttttggTATTGATATATTCGAAACAAACTAATATATGGAGTTTATTGATCacaattatttatgttataacAAGCATTTGTTTTCTATTAGAGATTATACCCAGAACTGTTCTTACATTTGCAATG CCTATGTGCACACCAATATCTGTGTCAAGTAAAATAATGCAATTATTGGCAATTGTCAAAGCTAAAAATGCAGCCTCTGTTTCTCCTCTTACATGGTTTATATCAGCTTTAACAAATTCCA CAAGAGTGTTTACTATATGGATGGATTCTGCTGATTTTTTACTATTAGGAAATTTCATCGTATCTGTTTTTTTAAGTTCTAGTATTATGTTCTCTTCCttgtattatagatattataatataaaacaggattaa
- the LOC127061447 gene encoding putative uncharacterized protein DDB_G0277255 isoform X2 — protein sequence MDSPPSCSLSATGPLSDLGSSGLGGSISSDSVRAHLAIEMQESDIESKSLSQDSFDYSDGMCGENFNTLKKGPGWNDADGKLEVEVVDVAIKPPPEFQDSPSPADSESFSAPILNYEQLLQHKVPQCIDEFANNFVQSIIEEALVISCRISWPEGRIVTASHPVPVVTHNIHNPKRIWATDFLTPSSCQGTTTITITPYNTLNRPNSRCSLASSRLSSSHNSINTTGLSHKADDSSFITSAMSHDVLTTSEISDMYNVPFDSDIYTVPIDVIRPLHDLKTPQRPKRHRHHRKRRRNVSASSQSELETHIQQARHYCGKSRAITHVIKSQRLLAEMCCNEAGNGKRHSVPGTSGRHGSRISNGHTHNIGEPIHMTLHEVRQYLQTLYSSSSDSSENKIKRDKAPIGHTPIHLAMPKGVTVNNNNRYSNTHTDSSTDTPISNKSSNGLIHNNNNNNNNNINNNSNIKKHKKNSFVSIKHKKVREEPHKEKGDSERDKIKKSQRNFSLNLKQTLCNIFRFRRLGSPDHFVEKRNSIVQGEIVEEEEGVDSDQHANNNNTTSEVDTSAQKMPFFKRALPPLPKTNGQVGVEQAEDALTAMVSKSESPNSIQHMPTSAPRSEEETVEDTSMDFAASIEKVKDYGWYWGPISGEAAEKILSNEPDGSFIVRDSSDDHYIFSLSFRLNSCVRHVRIEHDQVLPFQVILVLEVAQSSNPIQSSISLKMQ from the exons atggATTCCCCACCGTCATGTTCACTCAGTGCTACCGGACCTTTGAGTGATCTTGGTAGCAGTGGACTAGGGGGTTCCATTTCTAGTGATTCTGTACGTGCTCATCTTGCTATCGAG ATGCAAGAAAGTGATATAGAAAGCAAATCTTTATCGCAAGATTCCTTTGATTATTCAGATGGTATGTGtggagaaaattttaatacattaaaGAAGGGGCCAGGTTGGAATGATGCTGATGGTAAATTGGAGGTTGAAGTTGTCGATGTTGCTATTAAACCACCACCAGAATTTCAGGATAGTCCTTCACCAGCTGATTCTGAATCCTTTTCTGCACCTATTCTTAATTATGAACAATTGTTGCAACACAAGGTTCCACAATGTATAGATGaatttgcaaataattttgtacAGTCCATTATTGAAGAAGCATTGGTTATATCTTGTAGAATATCATGGCCAGAAGGAAGAATAGTAACTGCATCACATCCTGTTCCTGTGGTAACACATAACATACATAATCCTAAACGCATATGGGCAACAGATTTCTTAACACCTTCTTCATGTCAAGGAACTACAACCATTACAATCACTCCATATAATACCTTGAATCGTCCAAATTCACGATGTTCTTTAGCTTCTTCACGTTTGTCTAGTTCCCATAATTCTATAAATACTACAGGATTAAGTCATAAAGCTGATGACAGCAGTTTTATAACTTCTGCTATGTCTCATGATGTTTTAACAACAAGTGAAATCAGTGATATGTATAATGTGCCCTTTGATTCCGATATTTACACTGTACCGATAGATGTGATTAGGCCATTGCATGATCTTAAGACACCACAAAGGCCTAAACGTCATAGACATCAtcgtaagagaagaagaaatgtatCTGCCAGTTCACAAAGTGAATTAGAAACACACATTCAACAAGCCAGACATTATTGTGGAAAATCTCGTGCTATAACACATGTTATTAAGTCACAAAGACTGTTGGCTGAAATGTGTTGCAACGAAGCTGGGAATGGAAAACGTCATAGTGTTCCAGGTACCTCTGGTCGTCATGGGTCTAGAATATCAAATGGACATACACATAATATTGGAGAACCAATCCATATGACATTACATGAAGTTCGGCAATATTTACAAACATTGTATTCAAGCTCCAGTGATTctagtgaaaataaaattaagcgTGATAAAGCTCCCATAGGTCATACGCCTATACATCTTGCAATGCCAAAAGGTGTTACtgtaaataacaataatagatATAGTAATACACATACTGATTCTTCAACTGACACACCAATTTCTAATAAGAGTAGTAATGGACtgattcataataataataataataataataacaatattaataataacagtaatattaAGAAGCacaaaaagaattcatttGTCAGTATTAAACATAAGAAGGTAAGAGAAGAACCACATAAAGAGAAGGGTGATTctgaaagagataaaataaaaaagagtcaacgaaacttttcattaaatttaaaacaaacACTTTGCAATATCTTTAGATTCAGACGCTTGGGTTCACCTGATCattttgtagaaaaaagaaatagtattgTGCAGGGTGAAATagtcgaagaagaggaaggagttGATTCTGACCAACAtgctaacaataataatactacGTCGGAAGTAGATACATCTGCACAAAAAATGCCTTTTTTTAAACGTGCATTACCACCTCTGCCAAAAACTAATGGTCAAGTAGGAGTAGAACAAGCAGAAGATGCGCTTACAGCTATGGTATCCAAATCAGAATCTCCAAATTCCATACAACATATGCCAACTTCTGCTCCTCGGTCTGAAGAAGAAACAGTAGAAGATACAAGTATGGATTTTGCTGCTAGtattgaaaaagtaaaagat tatgGCTGGTATTGGGGACCTATATCAGGTGAAGCtgcagaaaaaatattatctaatgaACCAGATGGATCTTTCATTGTTAGAGACAGCAGTGATGATCACtacatcttttctttatcatttagaCTTAACAGTTGTGTGCGACATGTTAGGATAGAACATGATCAAg TTTTACCGTTTCAGGTAATTTTAGTTTTGGAAGTTGCACAAAGTTCAAATCCCATACAATCGtcgatttcattgaaaatgcAGTAG
- the LOC127061447 gene encoding homeobox protein 4-like isoform X1, producing the protein MDSPPSCSLSATGPLSDLGSSGLGGSISSDSVRAHLAIEMQESDIESKSLSQDSFDYSDGMCGENFNTLKKGPGWNDADGKLEVEVVDVAIKPPPEFQDSPSPADSESFSAPILNYEQLLQHKVPQCIDEFANNFVQSIIEEALVISCRISWPEGRIVTASHPVPVVTHNIHNPKRIWATDFLTPSSCQGTTTITITPYNTLNRPNSRCSLASSRLSSSHNSINTTGLSHKADDSSFITSAMSHDVLTTSEISDMYNVPFDSDIYTVPIDVIRPLHDLKTPQRPKRHRHHRKRRRNVSASSQSELETHIQQARHYCGKSRAITHVIKSQRLLAEMCCNEAGNGKRHSVPGTSGRHGSRISNGHTHNIGEPIHMTLHEVRQYLQTLYSSSSDSSENKIKRDKAPIGHTPIHLAMPKGVTVNNNNRYSNTHTDSSTDTPISNKSSNGLIHNNNNNNNNNINNNSNIKKHKKNSFVSIKHKKVREEPHKEKGDSERDKIKKSQRNFSLNLKQTLCNIFRFRRLGSPDHFVEKRNSIVQGEIVEEEEGVDSDQHANNNNTTSEVDTSAQKMPFFKRALPPLPKTNGQVGVEQAEDALTAMVSKSESPNSIQHMPTSAPRSEEETVEDTSMDFAASIEKVKDYGWYWGPISGEAAEKILSNEPDGSFIVRDSSDDHYIFSLSFRLNSCVRHVRIEHDQGNFSFGSCTKFKSHTIVDFIENAVEHSRSGRYLFFLHRRPVLGPMRVQLLHPVSRFKQVQSLQHTCRFVILKMVRRDLIPTLPLPRRLIDYLSTPHYYSEQLAEQDERAESPVSSSTGELEKICFTPQGLS; encoded by the exons atggATTCCCCACCGTCATGTTCACTCAGTGCTACCGGACCTTTGAGTGATCTTGGTAGCAGTGGACTAGGGGGTTCCATTTCTAGTGATTCTGTACGTGCTCATCTTGCTATCGAG ATGCAAGAAAGTGATATAGAAAGCAAATCTTTATCGCAAGATTCCTTTGATTATTCAGATGGTATGTGtggagaaaattttaatacattaaaGAAGGGGCCAGGTTGGAATGATGCTGATGGTAAATTGGAGGTTGAAGTTGTCGATGTTGCTATTAAACCACCACCAGAATTTCAGGATAGTCCTTCACCAGCTGATTCTGAATCCTTTTCTGCACCTATTCTTAATTATGAACAATTGTTGCAACACAAGGTTCCACAATGTATAGATGaatttgcaaataattttgtacAGTCCATTATTGAAGAAGCATTGGTTATATCTTGTAGAATATCATGGCCAGAAGGAAGAATAGTAACTGCATCACATCCTGTTCCTGTGGTAACACATAACATACATAATCCTAAACGCATATGGGCAACAGATTTCTTAACACCTTCTTCATGTCAAGGAACTACAACCATTACAATCACTCCATATAATACCTTGAATCGTCCAAATTCACGATGTTCTTTAGCTTCTTCACGTTTGTCTAGTTCCCATAATTCTATAAATACTACAGGATTAAGTCATAAAGCTGATGACAGCAGTTTTATAACTTCTGCTATGTCTCATGATGTTTTAACAACAAGTGAAATCAGTGATATGTATAATGTGCCCTTTGATTCCGATATTTACACTGTACCGATAGATGTGATTAGGCCATTGCATGATCTTAAGACACCACAAAGGCCTAAACGTCATAGACATCAtcgtaagagaagaagaaatgtatCTGCCAGTTCACAAAGTGAATTAGAAACACACATTCAACAAGCCAGACATTATTGTGGAAAATCTCGTGCTATAACACATGTTATTAAGTCACAAAGACTGTTGGCTGAAATGTGTTGCAACGAAGCTGGGAATGGAAAACGTCATAGTGTTCCAGGTACCTCTGGTCGTCATGGGTCTAGAATATCAAATGGACATACACATAATATTGGAGAACCAATCCATATGACATTACATGAAGTTCGGCAATATTTACAAACATTGTATTCAAGCTCCAGTGATTctagtgaaaataaaattaagcgTGATAAAGCTCCCATAGGTCATACGCCTATACATCTTGCAATGCCAAAAGGTGTTACtgtaaataacaataatagatATAGTAATACACATACTGATTCTTCAACTGACACACCAATTTCTAATAAGAGTAGTAATGGACtgattcataataataataataataataataacaatattaataataacagtaatattaAGAAGCacaaaaagaattcatttGTCAGTATTAAACATAAGAAGGTAAGAGAAGAACCACATAAAGAGAAGGGTGATTctgaaagagataaaataaaaaagagtcaacgaaacttttcattaaatttaaaacaaacACTTTGCAATATCTTTAGATTCAGACGCTTGGGTTCACCTGATCattttgtagaaaaaagaaatagtattgTGCAGGGTGAAATagtcgaagaagaggaaggagttGATTCTGACCAACAtgctaacaataataatactacGTCGGAAGTAGATACATCTGCACAAAAAATGCCTTTTTTTAAACGTGCATTACCACCTCTGCCAAAAACTAATGGTCAAGTAGGAGTAGAACAAGCAGAAGATGCGCTTACAGCTATGGTATCCAAATCAGAATCTCCAAATTCCATACAACATATGCCAACTTCTGCTCCTCGGTCTGAAGAAGAAACAGTAGAAGATACAAGTATGGATTTTGCTGCTAGtattgaaaaagtaaaagat tatgGCTGGTATTGGGGACCTATATCAGGTGAAGCtgcagaaaaaatattatctaatgaACCAGATGGATCTTTCATTGTTAGAGACAGCAGTGATGATCACtacatcttttctttatcatttagaCTTAACAGTTGTGTGCGACATGTTAGGATAGAACATGATCAAg GTAATTTTAGTTTTGGAAGTTGCACAAAGTTCAAATCCCATACAATCGtcgatttcattgaaaatgcAGTAGAGCACTCAAGAAGTGGgcgttatcttttctttctccatcgaCGACCAGTCTTGGGTCCAATGCGAGTGCAACTTTTACATCCAGTATCCAGATTCAAACAAGTTCAAAGTTTACAGCATACATGTAGATTTGTCATCTTAAAGATGGTACGCAGGGATCTCATCCCCACGTTGCCTTTACCTCGTCGCCTCATCGATTATCTTAGCACGCCTCATTACTACAGTGAACAATTGGCTGAACAAGACGAACGAGCAGAGTCTCCTGTTAGTTCTTCAACTGGTGAATTGGAGAAGATCTGTTTCACACCACAAGGCCTATCGTGA